The region TCCCCGCTCTGGCGGCGGGCCACCTCGCCGCGCTGCGGCGAGGCCTCGACCTGGTCGGAGCGTCACGCCGCCTGGGTCTCAGGCCTCGGCACGTTCGGGCTCTGCGACGGCCTGATCACGGAGGCGGGAAAGGCGGTGCGGATCGGTTCGGTGGTCGCCGCCGTCGCCCTCCCCCCGACGCCGCGGCCCTATGCCGGCCTCCATGACTGGTGCCTCCATTATGCGGGCGGCACCTGCCGCGCCTGCATCGAGCGCTGCCCTGCCGGGGCGATCACCGATGCCGGCCACGACAAAGGGCTGTGCATGGCATATATCAGGTCGGTCACGGCCCCTGCCTGCGGAGGGACCAACGCCTGTGGCCTCTGTCAGGCCGCCGTTCCGTGCGAACACGCAAATCCGGTCAGGGCTCCCGGCAAAAACAGGAGATAACCTTTTTTTGTTCGCTTCTCCAGAAACATGATCATGGACGAAGTCGATTCCGAGGCACTTGCTGATGCCGCCTACGGCATCTTCGAGATCCTG is a window of Methanofollis sp. DNA encoding:
- a CDS encoding 4Fe-4S ferredoxin, which translates into the protein MHTLQSIRTFIEEILADQTVNRLSPECDEPAWGRPLVGVSSGDDPLYEEIKQKIGPFHWTPREIFALTFPGHAVPPGDLSVIVWALPQTRATLCDQRKETSLPSRRWVLNRLHGEEINDLVRTRLADALTAAGHPALAPVASPLWRRATSPRCGEASTWSERHAAWVSGLGTFGLCDGLITEAGKAVRIGSVVAAVALPPTPRPYAGLHDWCLHYAGGTCRACIERCPAGAITDAGHDKGLCMAYIRSVTAPACGGTNACGLCQAAVPCEHANPVRAPGKNRR